TTTGAAGGTGCCTAAGCTGGGTGAAATCCCTTACATGCCTTCCATCAAATCACGTGATCTGAGTGGGTATATCGACATCTCGCCACTGGGCTTGTAAGACCTTGCAGAAAAAGAAAAGCCAGCTTGATAGCTGGCTCTTTTGGAACTTGTTTTGGTGCTTATTTGCTGTCTTCAGGCAGCAAGCCCATCAGCGATTGCTGAACATCGGACACTTCTTTGAGCTTTTGATTTTCGTCGTCGGCAAGCCCTAACTCGGCACAAGCTTCGTCGAAGCTCATTCCCAAGTGACAGCAAAGGATATCGATCGCCATACGATAATTTTCTTTGTCAGCCATGATTTTCTCTCCTTAGAATCGCGTCCCTGCTGGGCCACAATAGTATGCCTTTAAGCATTTCGTCCTCATGCGTAAGTTATTCCTCTATGGCGACAAATACAACTCGACAAAAGTCTAATACCCTAGTCGAACACTCTCGATTTGTTACCTGTTTTACGCACGACTAAAAAATAGTATGTGGCGCATGTTTGCAAGGACTTGCGTTTTAAACTGTGCTCCTTCGCAAATAACGAATGATGGAGATGTTAACTGAGTACTTGGTTAGTTCATTCAGGCTGATGGGTTGTTTACTGTTGCATTATTGCCAATGTGTATTTCGAAGGTAAGCTGGTAAAGGCAAGGACGAGGAGTGGTGAGGGCATGTTATTGTTTTCGGGAGATATATCCAGCAAAGAAAAACCAAGGGTGTATCTTGACTCGATTTTTGTCGTACCTAGTGAAAGCCTCACATCGATAGATGAGTGGGGGATGTTTTTGAAAACAGAAAATTTTGAAAGCTCCATTCGTAAAGAGCTGGAAGAGATTTTCAATTTACCTCATGTGTCGTCAGCCGAGAATGAGAGTGGTAACGACCTTGGCTTGCAGGTCGCCGTCGTAAGCTATCGAGGTGGTGAGTTTTTAGACTTTACTATGCCTCCCGCTCACGTTCCCATTTTCTGGAGACCTAAAATCGAGGTTCACTCTAGGCTGTATTTTCTGAAAGACGACAAAACCTTTAAAACCTTCAAAGCAGTGGAAAGGTATTCCTGGTCTGATTTTACTCGACGGACACTAACCATTAATGGCCTGCTGCTGAGGTATAAGCCCCTGTACAACAACAAGGATATAGAAAACTTGCTTGTGAAAGCGTGTTTTGTGCTAGTCGGAAAAATGAAATCATCTCTCTGATACGATAAAGAAATCATAACTGCTTCAAAGCACATGATGTAGATGAATAACTTGGCTTCCTGATGGTGTGCGAGTGAATGGTTTTTCTTTTGGCTCCCCAGCCAAGATAACAAAAACACCAAATGTTCGTGATTTGTGTTTTAAATTGTTACACAGGCTTGTTTTTCCACATTTCGACCCTACTATTCGAGAAGTATACCCAAGCTAGCTGAGGTCACTGGAACCAGCGACTTGAGGTAGCTTGAGTAATACGCTTTCATGATTCGGAGAATATTGACGCAATGAAACGCATCGCATTATTTCTGCTGACAAACTTGGCTGTACTGTTTGTCTTCAGCATCGTATTAAACATCGTATATGCCGTCACTGGCCTGCAACCAGGCAGCTTATCTGGACTGTTGGTTATGGCGGCATTGTTCGGTTTTGGTGGCTCACTGATTTCGCTGATGATGTCGAAATCTATGGCACTGCGTTCAGTGCGCGGCCAGGTTATCGAACACCCACGTAACGAAACTGAGCACTGGCTGATGAGCACAGTGAGCCGTCAGGCTCAACAAGCGGGTATTGGAATGCCAACCGTCGCTGTTTACTACTCAGACGACATCAATGCTTTCGCGACAGGCGCGAAGCGGGATGATTCACTGGTCGCAGTTTCCAGTGGTCTGCTTGAAAACATGACCCGCGACGAAGCAGAAGCTGTATTGGCGCACGAAGTGAGCCACATTGCTAACGGTGACATGGTGACCATGGCGCTGATGCAAGGTGTCGTAAATACCTTCGTTATCTTCATCTCCCGTCTTATTGCTGGTGCCATTAGTGGCGTTAACAGTAGTGACGAAGAAGGTGAAGGTGGCGGCAGCTTCATTACGTACTTTGTCGTTTCCTCAGTTCTGGAAATCGTGTTTGGACTGCTGGCAAGCATTCTGACCATGTGGTTCAGCCGTCATCGCGAGTTCAAAGCGGATGCGGGCTCTGCCAAACTGGTAGGTAAAGAGAAAATGATTGCTGCTCTTGAGCGCCTGAAAGTGAGCCACGAAAGCCGCCTTGAAGGTTCTATGACGGCTTTCGGCATCAATGGCAAGAAATCGCTGAGCGAACTGTTCATGACTCACCCTCCATTGGATAAGCGCATTGCATCACTGCGCGCAGGTGAGCACCTGTAACAGGAAATCGTCCTGACTTTGATAAAAACGCCTCCTTATTCAAGGGGGCGTTTTTTTATCCCCCTCTTCTTCCACCGAAAAGACAATCATCAGCTGAATTTCAAGAAAACGTAGGAGGGGAAAGGAAGATGAATCCAGTTGATTGTTTGGGAATATATGGACAGAGCAATGGCATTTTACGAAGTCGCTCTAGGTATGACGCTAAGCGAGCAAGAAGTGGGCGGACAGTAAATGGCATGGTTCCCGGTAGAAAAAGAAACAGCCTATGGCGCAAGGGGTGCATTGGTTCCAGGAGAGCTTGGCGCTTCGGCAACCACTGTCTACTTTGGGGTAGAAAGCATTGAAGATGTATTAAGCCGCATATCGGAAGGAGCTGTTGTTATGCTGCAAACAGCAATTGGTGAAAACTTTGGCTTTTTCGCACAGCTTCGTGACAGTGAGGGGAACTTCATAGGTATACATAGTCACACTTAAGCGACAAGTTGTAAAAAATCCG
The nucleotide sequence above comes from Grimontia kaedaensis. Encoded proteins:
- the htpX gene encoding protease HtpX gives rise to the protein MKRIALFLLTNLAVLFVFSIVLNIVYAVTGLQPGSLSGLLVMAALFGFGGSLISLMMSKSMALRSVRGQVIEHPRNETEHWLMSTVSRQAQQAGIGMPTVAVYYSDDINAFATGAKRDDSLVAVSSGLLENMTRDEAEAVLAHEVSHIANGDMVTMALMQGVVNTFVIFISRLIAGAISGVNSSDEEGEGGGSFITYFVVSSVLEIVFGLLASILTMWFSRHREFKADAGSAKLVGKEKMIAALERLKVSHESRLEGSMTAFGINGKKSLSELFMTHPPLDKRIASLRAGEHL
- a CDS encoding VOC family protein, whose translation is MAWFPVEKETAYGARGALVPGELGASATTVYFGVESIEDVLSRISEGAVVMLQTAIGENFGFFAQLRDSEGNFIGIHSHT